The following nucleotide sequence is from Rubrobacter radiotolerans DSM 5868.
CCCGGAGCCGGGGGAGATCCTTGTCCGGGTCGTGGCCTCCGGGACGAACCCGGTCGACGCAAAGCTCCGGAGCGGCGACATCCCGGCTCTGGAGGCGCCGGTCATCCTCGGCGCGGACGCCTCGGGGATCGTCGAGGAGGTCGGGGTCGGCGTTACGGACTTCGCCCCCGGCGACGAGGTCTACTACACCCCGGAGCTCTTCGGGCCGCGCTCGAACGGGACTTACGCCGAGTACGCGACCGTCCCGGCCTCCATAGCCGCAAGCAAGCCCGCCTCGCTCTCCCACGAGGAGGCCGCCGCCGTCCCGCTCGCCGGAGGGACGGCCTACGAGGCGATAGTCCGTCGCCTGAACGTAAGGCCCGGCGAGGTCGTCGTCGTGCAGGGCGGCGCGGGCGGGGTAGGCTCGTTCGCGGTCCAGATCGCCCGCGCCGCCGGAGCCTACGTCGTCGCCACCGCCGGCGGTAAGAACCAGAGCACGCTCCGCGAGCTCGGCGTGGACGCGCCGGTGGACTACACGCAGCAGGACGTTGCGGAGGTCGTCCTGGAGAAGACCGACGGAGCCGGAGCGGACGCCCTCTTCGACACCGTCGGAGGAGAGGTCTTTGCCGGAGCGCCCGAGTACGTCCGGCCGTTCGGGAGGCTCGCCACGATCCTCGGCCCCGTCGGGGACTTCACGCAGCTCTACCTGAAGAACCAGACCCTCTACGGGACCTTCCTCACCCGCGAGCGTGAGCGGCTCGACGCCCTGAGACGCCTGGTAGAGCAGGGCAAGCTCCGGCCGCTTGTCGGGGAGACGCTCGACCTGTCGGAGGTCGGAAAAGCCCACGACCGCCTCGACTCCGGCCACGGGCGAGGGAAGATCGTCCTCAAGGTCGGAGCGGTCTAAGAGCCTCCGCAGGTTTACCGGAAAGGAACCTTTCGTGGATACGAAGCGCCGGGAAACGGAGCACCTCAAGCGCGAGATCGTCGCACAGCTCAAGGAAGGCCGGGAGCGGACCCGCCTCCTCCTTGAGAACGTTTCGGACGCAGACCTCGCCGCGCAGCACGACGAGATAATGTCGCCCCTGATCTGGGACTACGGCCACATCGGCAACTACGAGGAGCTCTGGCTCCTCAACGAAGCCTTCGGGAAGACGCTCTCCGACCGGGCTCTCTTCGACGTTTACGATGCCTCGCTACACCCCCGCAGCGAGCGTCCCTCCCTGAACACCCTCGACCGCCCCGATGCCGACCGCTACCTCGACGCCGTCCGCGAGGCCGCGATCTGCTCCCTCGAAGCCGCGGACCTTGACTCCGGGGAGCTGCTGCGCGACGGCTTCGTCTACAACATGGTCCTTCTGCACGAGGCGCAGCACAACGAGACGATGCTCCAGACCCTCCAGCTCATGCCGAGCGGCTACCGTCCCGAAGCGCGCGTGGAGCTTCCCGAAGGGAACCCGCCCGGCGGAGGCGAAGAGATGAAGCGCATCCCCGCGGGGACTTTTATCATGGGCACCGACGATACGGTCTGGGCGCTCGACAACGAACGAAGCGCGCACGAGGTCTACGTAGAGGAGTTCGAGATAGACACCGTCCCGGTTACGAACCGGGCGTTTATGGAGTTCGTCGAGGACGGTGGATACGAGAAGCGGGAACTCTGGGACCCGGACGGCTGGGAGTGGAAGGTGGACGAGCACATCCACGGTCCGAAGCACTGGTACCAACCCGAGCGGCACACCTGGTGGACGCAGCGCTTCGGCTTCGACGAGCCCGTAGACCCGGACGCCCCCGTGATGCACGTCTCCTTCTACGAGGCCGAGGCGTACGCGCAGTGGGCCGGAAAACGCCTCCCGACGGAGGCCGAATGGGAGAAGGCAGCCTCCTGGGACCCGGTCACGGAGACCAAGAGGCTTTTTCCGTGGGGCGACGAGGCGTGGAACGGCACGCAGGCGAACCTCGATCAGCTCGCCTTCCGGCCGGCGCGCGTCGGAGCGTACCCGGAAGGGGCGAGCGCCTACGGGGTTCTCGGGATGCTCGGGGACGTCTGGGAGTGGACCGACACCGACTTCTACGCCTACCCCGGCTTCCGGGCGTTCCCCTACCGGGAGTACTCCGAGGTCTTCTTCGACGACGGGTACGTCGTCCTCAGGGGCGGCTCGTTCGCCACGCGGCCCCGCGCCGTGACGAACACCTTCCGCAACTGGGACTTCCCGATCCGTCGCCAGCTCTTTGTCGGCTTCCGGTGCGCCCGGTAGCGGGGCTATAGCCTGTGTGCCGACTGCTCGCCTACCTCGGGACCGCTCCGGCGGCCCTCTCGCGCTACGTTTTCGAGCCGGACCATTCCCTCGAAGTGCAGGCGTTCGCTCCGCGCGAGATGCTCTCCGGGGTCGTGAACGCGGACGGCTTCGGGGTCGGCTGGTACGCCGAGGACGACCCGGAACCCGCCCTCTACCGCTCGCTCTTCCCGCTCTGGTCGGACGCAACGTTCCGCAGTATCGCGCCGCGGATAAAGAGCCGGGCGTACTTCGCCGCGCTCCGGAACGCGACGCCGCCGCTCCCGAGCGAGCTCTCCGCCGTCCCGCCGTTCGCCTCGGGACGCTACCTGTTCATGCACAACGGGGCGATCGACCGCTTCCGCGAAACAGCCATGCGCCCCCTGCGCGACTCGCTCTCCGAGGCGGGCTACCGGGAGGTAACGGGAGCGAGCGACTCGGAGACGATCTGCGCCTGCGTAATGGACCGGCTCCGGAGCGGGATGCCTCCAAAGGTCGCGCTCCTCGACGCGACCGCCTTCGTGGCCGAGGTCTGCCAGGGGCGCGGGGTCCGGGCGGCGCTCAACCTCGGCCTGAGCGACGGAGAGCGGCTGGTCTTCTCCCGGTACTCGACCGAAGGTCCCGCCAACTCGCTCTACTACCTCGCGGAAGAAGGAGCCGTCATCGTCTCCTCCGAGCGTCTCGACGCGGACGAACGCTGGCGCGAGGTCCCGGAAGGCTCGGTCCTCACGGTCGAGAGGGACCTCACGGTGATGGTAGAGGGGATGCCGCTCTGAGCAGAGACCCCGCCACGCTCGACTCGGCAGAAGACCGGCCCGTCCGGCTGCGGGTGTTAGATCCTGTCGTCGCCTTTAAGAGGAACACGAGGACTCTAGAGCCGAGCTGAGCAGGTCTGCGCCCGCTGGATGCGGGAGCGGTTCGCGCTCGCCGGGAGTCCGGGCTAGCCCCGGCGGGCGATAATCCAGATCGCATGCACGATCCCCGGCACGAACCCGAGGATTGTGAGGAGGATGTTGATCCAGAACTGAATCCCGATCCCGACCGTCAGAAAGACTCCGAGCGGCGGCAGGAGTATGGCGGCTATTACGCGGATCACGTTCATGCTCTCTCCAGTCTGCGGTTCGCGTCTACCGGGCTTTTCCGTGTTCTACCCGGATGTCCCCGGCCGTATGCCGCCGTAACGTCCGGGCTGTAACGCTCCGAGCGCCGGGGGACAAGAAGCGACGCCTGGACCCGCGTTCCGTACACAAGCCGCAGAAAGACCGCCACCGCAGCGAGCCCGGCGCGTCCAGGGCAACGCAGCGGGCGAGTAATCGTTGTGAAGCCCTCCGTCGGACGGCGTCCGTTCCCTGTAGCCGCTCTGACAGGACGCTTGTACCCCGGTTACAGGGGAGTAAAATTTGTACTGTTTGGTGCGCGCCGCCGCTCTGTGGCGGCTTTTTTCAAGGGCATTTCGGAAGAGAGCGGTCGGGTTTTGAGGACGTTTT
It contains:
- a CDS encoding zinc-binding dehydrogenase, with the translated sequence MRAMVTPEFGTTDLFEERDVECPSPEPGEILVRVVASGTNPVDAKLRSGDIPALEAPVILGADASGIVEEVGVGVTDFAPGDEVYYTPELFGPRSNGTYAEYATVPASIAASKPASLSHEEAAAVPLAGGTAYEAIVRRLNVRPGEVVVVQGGAGGVGSFAVQIARAAGAYVVATAGGKNQSTLRELGVDAPVDYTQQDVAEVVLEKTDGAGADALFDTVGGEVFAGAPEYVRPFGRLATILGPVGDFTQLYLKNQTLYGTFLTRERERLDALRRLVEQGKLRPLVGETLDLSEVGKAHDRLDSGHGRGKIVLKVGAV
- the egtB gene encoding ergothioneine biosynthesis protein EgtB, which gives rise to MDTKRRETEHLKREIVAQLKEGRERTRLLLENVSDADLAAQHDEIMSPLIWDYGHIGNYEELWLLNEAFGKTLSDRALFDVYDASLHPRSERPSLNTLDRPDADRYLDAVREAAICSLEAADLDSGELLRDGFVYNMVLLHEAQHNETMLQTLQLMPSGYRPEARVELPEGNPPGGGEEMKRIPAGTFIMGTDDTVWALDNERSAHEVYVEEFEIDTVPVTNRAFMEFVEDGGYEKRELWDPDGWEWKVDEHIHGPKHWYQPERHTWWTQRFGFDEPVDPDAPVMHVSFYEAEAYAQWAGKRLPTEAEWEKAASWDPVTETKRLFPWGDEAWNGTQANLDQLAFRPARVGAYPEGASAYGVLGMLGDVWEWTDTDFYAYPGFRAFPYREYSEVFFDDGYVVLRGGSFATRPRAVTNTFRNWDFPIRRQLFVGFRCAR
- the egtC gene encoding ergothioneine biosynthesis protein EgtC, with the protein product MCRLLAYLGTAPAALSRYVFEPDHSLEVQAFAPREMLSGVVNADGFGVGWYAEDDPEPALYRSLFPLWSDATFRSIAPRIKSRAYFAALRNATPPLPSELSAVPPFASGRYLFMHNGAIDRFRETAMRPLRDSLSEAGYREVTGASDSETICACVMDRLRSGMPPKVALLDATAFVAEVCQGRGVRAALNLGLSDGERLVFSRYSTEGPANSLYYLAEEGAVIVSSERLDADERWREVPEGSVLTVERDLTVMVEGMPL
- a CDS encoding YqaE/Pmp3 family membrane protein, with protein sequence MNVIRVIAAILLPPLGVFLTVGIGIQFWINILLTILGFVPGIVHAIWIIARRG